The Streptomyces sp. NBC_01268 genome window below encodes:
- the hisD gene encoding histidinol dehydrogenase yields the protein MISRIDLRGASLPEGAALRDLLPRAEFDVEAALEKVRPICEDVRHHGAAAVIDYGEKFDGVRVESLRVPAEALTRALDELDPAVRAALEESIRRARLVHREQRRTTHTTQVVPGGTVTEKWIPVERVGLYVPGGRSVYPSSVVMNVVPAQEAGVEGIAVSSPPQKEFGGLPHPTILAACALLGVDEVYAAGGAQAVAMFAYGTEGPEGAAGTPGCAPVNLVTGPGNIYVAAAKRLLKGRIGIDAEAGPTEIAVLADSTADPVHVAADLISQAEHDPMAASVLVTASEELAEAVEAELKTQVAASKHVDDRIVPALAGRQSAIVLVDGLAEGLRVVDAYGAEHLEIQTADAAAVADRVRNAGAIFVGPWAPVSLGDYCAGSNHVLPTGGCACHSSGLSVQSFLRGVHIVDYTRDALAEVAHHVVTLAEAEDLPAHGAAIKARFGWKVPESK from the coding sequence GTGATCTCTCGAATCGATCTGCGTGGCGCGTCCCTCCCCGAGGGTGCCGCCCTGCGCGACCTGCTGCCCCGTGCCGAGTTCGACGTGGAAGCCGCCCTGGAGAAGGTGCGGCCGATCTGCGAGGACGTCCGGCATCATGGCGCCGCAGCGGTGATCGACTACGGGGAGAAGTTCGACGGCGTCCGCGTCGAGAGCCTGCGCGTGCCCGCCGAGGCGCTCACCCGCGCCCTCGACGAGCTCGACCCGGCCGTCCGCGCCGCCCTGGAAGAGTCCATCCGCCGCGCCCGCCTGGTCCACCGCGAGCAGCGCCGCACCACCCACACCACCCAGGTCGTGCCCGGCGGCACGGTCACCGAGAAATGGATCCCCGTCGAGCGCGTCGGCCTCTACGTGCCGGGCGGGCGGTCGGTGTACCCCTCGTCCGTCGTGATGAACGTCGTCCCGGCCCAGGAGGCCGGTGTCGAGGGCATCGCCGTGTCCTCGCCGCCGCAGAAGGAGTTCGGCGGCCTGCCGCACCCGACCATCCTCGCCGCCTGCGCCCTGCTCGGCGTCGACGAGGTCTACGCCGCGGGCGGCGCCCAGGCGGTCGCCATGTTCGCGTACGGCACCGAAGGCCCCGAAGGTGCCGCCGGCACGCCCGGCTGCGCCCCCGTCAACCTGGTCACCGGCCCCGGCAACATCTACGTCGCCGCCGCCAAACGCCTGCTCAAGGGCCGGATCGGCATCGACGCCGAGGCCGGTCCCACCGAGATCGCGGTCCTCGCGGACTCCACCGCCGACCCGGTGCACGTCGCCGCCGACCTGATCAGCCAGGCCGAGCACGACCCGATGGCCGCCTCGGTCCTCGTCACCGCCTCCGAGGAGCTCGCCGAGGCCGTCGAGGCCGAGCTCAAGACCCAGGTCGCCGCCTCCAAGCACGTCGACGACCGGATCGTCCCGGCGCTCGCCGGCCGCCAGTCCGCGATCGTCCTGGTCGACGGCCTGGCCGAGGGCCTGCGGGTCGTCGACGCCTACGGCGCGGAGCACCTGGAGATCCAGACCGCCGACGCCGCCGCCGTCGCCGACCGGGTCCGCAACGCGGGCGCGATCTTCGTCGGCCCCTGGGCCCCGGTCTCCCTCGGCGACTACTGCGCCGGCTCCAACCACGTCCTGCCCACCGGCGGCTGCGCCTGCCACTCCTCGGGCCTGTCCGTGCAGTCCTTCCTGCGCGGCGTGCACATCGTGGACTACACGCGCGACGCGCTCGCCGAGGTCGCCCACCACGTGGTGACCCTCGCCGAGGCGGAGGACCTGCCCGCACACGGCGCCGCCATCAAGGCACGCTTCGGATGGAAGGTGCCCGAGAGCAAGTGA
- a CDS encoding oxidoreductase, with protein MTEPRVDDGVPEGLTGPERFMWRAFRIGKACDLREGVAERDDPFDRQVVWGEERSVRAEVVALLLLDGPPARSGRVAALKLRGARITGVLNLAGGTIGPYVEMNGCRFDGEVVLPEAHFGTLRMVECAIPRLEAARLHTAGDLHLPRCRVERGIRLTDAQIGTDLLINQIRVWPDRRGRAITADGLVVAQDLQAELIETYGELSLRGAKVGVSLSLRGSVLRGAQQRRALNAPQLTVERTLYLNAAWVYDSSGDATATPPYGVTPSQGARRKPVECHGGVRLDDGRFGDSVDLHYARFLLDGSRREELSLRRIVTPELRFNGERPEEGRVVLNGAKVVTLIDLSTSWPGPGGLALSGFVYENLVPYGHFPLSRRLEWVAAATPEYAPEPYERLATVLRNSGEDADARVVLLAKQRRRRETLPVAGKLWGYVQDLAVAYGYRPGRAALWMAVLWAAGAYAFAHYDPVALKPGEAPKWSATLYALDVLLPVIDLGQAGYWRMEGFWQWASTVLILLGWVLATTVAAGASRLLRRG; from the coding sequence GTGACCGAGCCGCGCGTGGACGACGGAGTGCCGGAGGGCCTGACCGGCCCGGAGCGGTTCATGTGGAGGGCGTTCCGGATCGGCAAGGCGTGTGATCTCAGGGAGGGGGTCGCGGAGCGGGACGACCCGTTCGACCGGCAGGTGGTGTGGGGCGAGGAGCGCAGCGTGCGGGCCGAGGTGGTGGCGCTGCTGCTGCTCGACGGACCGCCGGCCCGGTCCGGGCGCGTCGCGGCGCTCAAACTGCGCGGGGCGCGGATCACGGGGGTGCTCAACCTGGCGGGCGGCACGATAGGGCCGTACGTGGAGATGAACGGCTGCCGCTTCGACGGCGAGGTGGTGCTGCCGGAGGCCCACTTCGGGACGCTGCGGATGGTCGAGTGCGCGATACCCCGGCTGGAGGCGGCGCGCCTGCACACGGCGGGCGACCTGCACCTGCCGCGCTGCCGGGTCGAGCGGGGCATCCGTCTGACGGACGCCCAGATCGGCACGGACCTGCTGATCAACCAGATCCGGGTGTGGCCGGACCGACGGGGCCGGGCCATCACCGCGGACGGCCTGGTGGTCGCCCAGGACCTGCAGGCCGAGCTGATCGAGACGTACGGGGAGCTGAGCCTGCGCGGGGCGAAGGTCGGCGTGTCGCTGAGCCTGCGGGGCAGCGTGCTGCGCGGCGCCCAGCAGCGCCGCGCGCTGAACGCGCCGCAGCTGACGGTCGAGCGCACGCTCTATCTGAACGCGGCCTGGGTGTACGACTCCTCGGGCGACGCGACGGCCACCCCGCCGTACGGGGTGACCCCCTCGCAGGGCGCCCGACGCAAGCCCGTCGAGTGCCACGGCGGGGTCCGGCTGGACGACGGGCGCTTCGGCGACTCGGTGGACCTGCACTACGCCCGCTTCCTGCTGGACGGCTCGCGACGCGAGGAGCTGTCGCTGCGCCGGATCGTCACGCCCGAGCTGCGCTTCAACGGCGAGCGCCCCGAGGAGGGCCGGGTGGTGCTCAACGGGGCGAAGGTGGTGACGCTCATCGACCTGTCCACCAGCTGGCCGGGTCCGGGCGGCCTCGCGCTGAGCGGCTTCGTCTACGAGAACCTGGTGCCGTACGGACACTTCCCGCTGAGCCGACGCCTGGAGTGGGTCGCGGCGGCCACCCCGGAGTACGCGCCGGAGCCGTACGAGCGGCTGGCCACGGTGCTGCGCAACAGCGGGGAGGACGCCGACGCGCGGGTGGTGCTCCTCGCCAAGCAGCGCCGCCGCCGGGAGACGCTGCCGGTCGCCGGGAAGCTGTGGGGGTACGTCCAGGACCTGGCGGTGGCCTACGGCTACCGCCCGGGGCGGGCCGCGCTGTGGATGGCGGTGCTGTGGGCGGCGGGGGCCTACGCCTTCGCGCACTACGACCCGGTGGCGCTCAAACCGGGCGAGGCCCCGAAGTGGAGCGCCACCCTCTACGCCCTCGACGTGCTGCTCCCGGTGATCGACCTGGGCCAGGCCGGCTACTGGCGCATGGAGGGCTTCTGGCAGTGGGCGTCGACGGTGCTGATCCTGCTCGGCTGGGTGCTGGCGACGACGGTGGCGGCGGGGGCCTCGCGGCTGCTGAGACGGGGGTAG